One window of Streptomyces sp. SUK 48 genomic DNA carries:
- a CDS encoding SDR family oxidoreductase yields MTTALITGSTAGIGAAFARRLAADGHDLVLVARDAKRLREQATELHDRHGIEAEVLPADLSEDKGVETVADRLGDRKNPVDLLINNAGFGNKGRYLEVSMADELTMLKVHCEAVLRLTSAAAEAMRERGRGGVVNVASVAAFVPRGTYGASKAWVVQFTQGAARDLAGTGVRLMVLCPGFVRTEFHQRAGMGTDNIPGWMWLDADKVVAAALADLARGKSLSVPDPRYKALMGLVKVTPRGLLGGVTSRTGRKYGPQ; encoded by the coding sequence ATGACAACGGCTCTGATTACGGGATCGACCGCGGGGATCGGCGCCGCCTTCGCGCGGCGGCTGGCGGCTGACGGGCATGACCTCGTCCTGGTGGCCCGGGACGCCAAGCGGCTGCGCGAACAGGCGACCGAGTTGCACGACCGGCACGGCATCGAGGCGGAGGTGCTGCCCGCCGACCTCTCCGAGGACAAGGGCGTCGAGACCGTCGCCGACCGGCTCGGCGACCGCAAGAACCCCGTCGACCTGCTGATCAACAACGCCGGTTTCGGCAACAAGGGCCGCTATCTGGAAGTCTCCATGGCGGACGAGCTGACCATGCTCAAGGTGCACTGCGAGGCGGTGCTGCGGCTGACCTCGGCGGCGGCCGAGGCGATGCGCGAGCGCGGCCGGGGCGGGGTGGTCAATGTCGCCTCGGTGGCGGCCTTCGTGCCCCGGGGCACCTACGGCGCGTCCAAGGCGTGGGTCGTGCAGTTCACCCAGGGCGCGGCGCGGGACCTGGCCGGCACCGGGGTGCGGCTGATGGTGCTGTGCCCCGGATTCGTGCGCACCGAGTTCCACCAGCGGGCCGGGATGGGCACGGACAACATCCCCGGCTGGATGTGGCTGGACGCCGACAAGGTGGTCGCGGCGGCCCTCGCCGACCTGGCGCGCGGCAAGTCGCTGTCGGTCCCGGACCCCCGTTACAAGGCGCTGATGGGCCTGGTGAAGGTCACCCCGCGCGGCCTCCTCGGCGGGGTCACCTCCCGCACCGGGCGCAAGTACGGGCCCCAGTAG
- the groL gene encoding chaperonin GroEL (60 kDa chaperone family; promotes refolding of misfolded polypeptides especially under stressful conditions; forms two stacked rings of heptamers to form a barrel-shaped 14mer; ends can be capped by GroES; misfolded proteins enter the barrel where they are refolded when GroES binds) yields MAKILKFDEDARRALERGVNKLADTVKVTIGPRGRNVVIDKKFGAPTITNDGVTIAREVEIEDPYENLGAQLVKEVATKTNDIAGDGTTTATVLAQALVREGLKNVAAGASPAALKKGIDAAVKAVSEDLLATARPIDEKSDIAAVAALSAQDQQVGELIAEAMDKVGKDGVITVEESNTFGLELDFTEGMAFDKGYLSPYFVTDQERMEAVLDDPYILIHQGKISAIADLLPLLEKVIQSGSKPLLIIAEDVDGEALSTLVVNKIRGTFNAVAVKAPGFGDRRKAMLQDMAVLTGATVISEEVGLKVDQVGIDVLGSARRVTVTKDDTTIVEGAGKSEDLNGRVAQIKAEIENTDSDWDREKLQERLAKLAGGVCVIKVGAATEVELKEKKHRLEDAISATRAAVEEGIVSGGGSALVHASKVLEGNLDKTGDEATGVAVVRNAVVEPLRWIGENAGQEGYVIVSKVKDLEKGQGYNAATGEYGDLVKAGVIDPVKVTRSALENAASIASLLLTTETLVVEKKEEEPEAAGGHGHSHGHAH; encoded by the coding sequence ATGGCGAAGATCCTGAAGTTCGACGAGGACGCCCGTCGCGCCCTCGAGCGCGGCGTCAACAAGCTGGCCGACACGGTGAAGGTGACGATCGGCCCCCGGGGTCGCAACGTCGTCATCGACAAGAAGTTCGGCGCCCCCACCATCACCAACGACGGTGTCACGATCGCCCGCGAGGTCGAGATCGAGGACCCGTACGAGAACCTCGGCGCGCAGCTGGTGAAGGAGGTGGCGACCAAGACCAACGACATCGCGGGTGACGGCACCACCACCGCCACCGTGCTCGCCCAGGCGCTGGTGCGCGAGGGCCTGAAGAACGTCGCCGCCGGCGCCTCCCCGGCCGCCCTGAAGAAGGGCATCGACGCCGCCGTCAAGGCCGTCTCCGAGGACCTGCTCGCCACGGCCCGCCCGATCGACGAGAAGTCCGACATCGCCGCCGTGGCCGCGCTGTCCGCCCAGGACCAGCAGGTCGGCGAGCTGATCGCCGAGGCCATGGACAAGGTCGGCAAGGACGGTGTCATCACCGTCGAGGAGTCCAACACCTTCGGTCTGGAGCTGGACTTCACCGAGGGCATGGCCTTCGACAAGGGCTACCTGTCCCCGTACTTCGTGACCGACCAGGAGCGTATGGAGGCCGTCCTCGACGACCCGTACATCCTGATCCACCAGGGCAAGATCTCCGCCATCGCGGACCTGCTGCCGCTCCTGGAGAAGGTCATCCAGTCCGGCTCCAAGCCGCTGCTGATCATCGCCGAGGACGTCGACGGCGAGGCCCTGTCGACCCTGGTCGTCAACAAGATCCGCGGCACCTTCAACGCCGTCGCGGTGAAGGCCCCCGGCTTCGGCGACCGCCGCAAGGCGATGCTCCAGGACATGGCCGTCCTCACCGGCGCCACCGTCATCTCCGAAGAGGTCGGCCTCAAGGTCGACCAGGTCGGCATCGACGTGCTCGGCTCCGCCCGCCGCGTCACCGTCACCAAGGACGACACCACGATCGTCGAGGGTGCGGGCAAGTCGGAGGACCTGAACGGCCGCGTCGCGCAGATCAAGGCCGAGATCGAGAACACCGACTCCGACTGGGACCGCGAGAAGCTCCAGGAGCGCCTCGCGAAGCTGGCCGGCGGCGTGTGCGTGATCAAGGTCGGCGCCGCCACCGAGGTGGAGCTGAAGGAGAAGAAGCACCGTCTGGAGGACGCCATCTCCGCGACCCGCGCCGCGGTCGAGGAGGGCATCGTCTCCGGTGGTGGCTCCGCCCTGGTGCACGCCTCCAAGGTCCTCGAGGGCAACCTCGACAAGACCGGCGACGAGGCCACCGGTGTCGCCGTGGTCCGCAACGCGGTCGTCGAGCCGCTGCGCTGGATCGGCGAGAACGCCGGCCAGGAGGGCTACGTCATCGTCTCCAAGGTCAAGGACCTGGAGAAGGGGCAGGGCTACAACGCCGCCACCGGTGAGTACGGCGACCTGGTCAAGGCCGGCGTCATCGACCCGGTCAAGGTGACCCGCTCCGCCCTGGAGAACGCCGCCTCCATCGCCTCCCTGCTGCTCACGACCGAGACCCTGGTCGTCGAGAAGAAGGAAGAGGAGCCGGAGGCCGCGGGTGGCCACGGCCACAGCCACGGCCACGCCCACTGA
- the groES gene encoding co-chaperone GroES, with translation MTTASTKVAIKPLEDRIVVQPLDAEQTTASGLVIPDTAKEKPQEGAVLAVGPGRFENGERLPLDVKVGDVVLYSKYGGTEVKYNGEEFLVLSARDVLAIIEK, from the coding sequence GTGACGACCGCCAGCACCAAGGTTGCCATCAAGCCGCTCGAGGACCGCATCGTGGTCCAGCCGCTCGACGCCGAGCAGACCACGGCCTCTGGCCTGGTCATCCCGGACACCGCGAAGGAGAAGCCCCAGGAGGGCGCCGTCCTCGCCGTCGGTCCGGGTCGCTTCGAGAACGGCGAGCGCCTGCCGCTCGACGTCAAGGTCGGCGACGTCGTCCTGTACAGCAAGTACGGCGGCACCGAGGTGAAGTACAACGGCGAGGAGTTCCTCGTCCTCTCGGCTCGCGACGTGCTCGCGATCATCGAGAAGTAA
- a CDS encoding polysaccharide deacetylase family protein produces MRLVVQNDKSRARVALGCAAAVLASTALVTGCSGSGSGPGTARPAAGQGATGHAAPDPRAVQAAERARMAAAAKRWGLDEVPIAPPPPPRVKPHITARAGFEVDHQEDWALPPVFTTVPTRNKVVFLTIDDGSEKDPRFLQMMRDLKVPYTAFLSNYLVKDDYGYFRTAQSYGNTLNNHTLTHPYLPGLSYEQQKHEICDMQDIMQKQFGKRPTVLRPPYGNYNQDTLVAAKSCGIKYAPIWNEEVYVDHWEFREDDQQLRRGDIVLTHFRGRSDWDGTMVDDMRRFLNKVTREGYAVARLEDYL; encoded by the coding sequence ATGCGACTAGTAGTACAAAATGACAAAAGTCGGGCACGCGTCGCCCTCGGCTGTGCCGCCGCCGTCCTCGCCTCGACCGCCCTCGTCACCGGCTGCTCCGGTTCCGGCTCCGGACCGGGCACCGCCCGCCCGGCGGCGGGGCAGGGCGCGACCGGGCACGCCGCCCCCGACCCCCGTGCCGTCCAGGCCGCGGAACGCGCCCGCATGGCCGCCGCCGCGAAACGCTGGGGCCTGGACGAGGTCCCGATCGCGCCCCCGCCGCCGCCCAGGGTGAAGCCGCACATCACCGCGCGGGCCGGCTTCGAGGTGGACCACCAGGAGGACTGGGCCCTGCCGCCGGTCTTCACCACGGTCCCGACCCGGAACAAGGTCGTCTTCCTCACCATCGACGACGGCTCGGAGAAGGACCCGCGGTTCCTCCAGATGATGCGGGACCTGAAGGTGCCGTACACCGCCTTCCTCAGCAACTACCTGGTCAAGGACGACTACGGCTACTTCCGCACGGCGCAGTCCTACGGCAACACCCTCAACAACCACACGCTCACCCACCCCTACCTGCCGGGGCTGTCCTACGAGCAGCAGAAGCACGAGATCTGCGACATGCAGGACATCATGCAGAAGCAGTTCGGCAAGCGCCCGACCGTGCTGCGCCCGCCCTACGGCAACTACAACCAGGACACCCTGGTCGCCGCCAAGTCCTGCGGCATCAAGTACGCCCCGATCTGGAACGAGGAGGTGTACGTCGACCACTGGGAGTTCCGCGAGGACGACCAGCAGCTGCGCCGGGGCGACATCGTCCTCACCCACTTCCGCGGCCGCAGCGACTGGGACGGCACCATGGTCGACGACATGCGGCGCTTCCTGAACAAGGTGACGCGCGAGGGGTACGCGGTGGCCCGGCTGGAGGACTACCTGTGA
- a CDS encoding methyltransferase domain-containing protein: MNDLAPLLTPEGRALLEEVRGTAPADELAVATRLRRDHPADLVSAALGQARLRQRAAAKFAAADAERMFFTPNGVEQSTRASVAAYRARRLTDLGVTSVADLCCGIGGDAIALARAGIRVLAVDRDPLTAAVARANAQALGLTDLMEVREADVTEVDTAGYDAVFVDPARRGGRGRVFDPEAYSPPLSWAVEAARRAPHAALKIAPGVPHEAVPPEAEAEWISDGGDVKEAVLWFGTGAPGAVRATLLPGPRTLLGRGLPDPDVRPVGRYLYEPDGAVIRAHLVAEVAEEVGGGLVDATIAYVTADGLHPTPYATPYEITDQLPFNLKKLKALLREREVGTLTVKKRGSAVEPEELRRKVKPQGPNAATVFLTRVAGAPTMLVGGPARPPEGP; encoded by the coding sequence GTGAACGACCTCGCTCCTCTCCTCACCCCCGAAGGCCGGGCCCTCCTCGAAGAGGTCCGCGGCACCGCCCCGGCCGATGAACTCGCCGTCGCCACCCGGCTGCGCCGCGACCACCCCGCCGACCTGGTGTCGGCCGCGCTCGGCCAGGCCCGGCTGCGGCAGCGCGCGGCGGCCAAGTTCGCGGCGGCGGACGCGGAGCGGATGTTCTTCACGCCGAACGGGGTCGAGCAGTCGACGCGGGCGAGCGTGGCGGCCTACCGGGCGCGGCGGCTGACCGATCTCGGGGTGACCTCGGTGGCGGACCTGTGCTGCGGGATCGGCGGCGACGCCATCGCGCTGGCGCGGGCCGGTATCCGGGTGCTCGCGGTGGACCGGGACCCGCTGACGGCGGCCGTGGCGCGGGCGAACGCCCAGGCGCTGGGGCTCACCGACCTGATGGAGGTGCGGGAGGCGGATGTCACGGAGGTGGACACCGCCGGGTACGACGCCGTGTTCGTGGATCCCGCGCGCAGGGGAGGCCGGGGCCGCGTCTTCGACCCGGAGGCGTACTCGCCGCCGCTGTCCTGGGCCGTGGAGGCCGCCCGCCGGGCGCCGCACGCCGCGCTGAAGATCGCGCCCGGCGTCCCGCACGAGGCGGTGCCGCCGGAGGCCGAGGCGGAGTGGATCTCGGACGGCGGCGATGTGAAGGAGGCGGTGCTCTGGTTCGGGACCGGGGCGCCGGGCGCGGTGCGGGCCACCCTGCTGCCCGGCCCGCGCACCCTGCTCGGACGGGGCCTGCCGGATCCCGACGTGCGGCCGGTGGGGCGGTACTTGTACGAGCCGGACGGTGCCGTGATCCGCGCGCACCTGGTCGCCGAGGTGGCCGAGGAGGTCGGCGGCGGGCTCGTCGACGCGACCATCGCGTACGTCACCGCCGACGGGCTGCACCCGACCCCGTACGCCACCCCCTACGAGATCACCGACCAACTCCCCTTCAATCTGAAGAAGTTGAAGGCCCTGCTGCGCGAGCGGGAGGTCGGGACGCTGACCGTGAAGAAGCGCGGTTCGGCGGTCGAGCCGGAGGAGTTGCGGCGCAAGGTCAAGCCGCAGGGTCCGAACGCGGCGACCGTCTTCCTCACCCGGGTCGCGGGGGCGCCGACGATGCTGGTCGGCGGGCCCGCCCGGCCGCCCGAGGGCCCCTGA
- a CDS encoding LCP family protein, which produces MLRIAGLTLAAALVLGAATAGYAYWRLDHNIKGVDIDSALGDDRPAHAMLAPSPSASTAAAAPLPAGSLNILVLGSDSRSGTADKELGGGDSSGARSDTAMVVHLDAGRTRATVVSIPRDTLVTRPSCPLPGGGSTAVAYGSMFNSAFSVGGPVCAVKTAESITGVRMDHFVEIDFSGFARLVDALGGVDVTTAQDIDDDKSHLHLAAGPHHLDGKQALALARTRHGIGDGSDLGRIGLQQLLVKALLERMSGTHLLTDPARLYTVADAATKSLTTDTGLDSLTELTELGKSLRGLDADRVRTVMMPVVTAPSDPNRVIAKEPDAGNLWAALR; this is translated from the coding sequence GTGCTGCGGATCGCCGGACTCACCCTGGCGGCGGCCCTGGTGCTGGGGGCGGCCACGGCTGGCTACGCCTACTGGCGGCTGGACCACAACATCAAGGGCGTCGACATCGACAGCGCGCTCGGCGACGACCGCCCCGCGCACGCGATGCTCGCGCCCTCCCCGAGCGCCTCCACGGCCGCGGCCGCCCCGCTGCCGGCCGGTTCGCTCAACATCCTGGTGCTGGGCTCGGACTCGCGCAGCGGCACGGCGGACAAGGAGCTGGGCGGCGGCGACAGTTCGGGCGCCCGCTCGGACACCGCGATGGTGGTGCACCTCGACGCGGGCCGCACCCGCGCCACCGTGGTCAGCATCCCGCGCGACACCCTCGTCACCCGCCCCTCCTGCCCGCTGCCCGGCGGGGGTTCGACGGCGGTGGCGTACGGTTCCATGTTCAACAGCGCCTTCTCGGTGGGCGGTCCGGTGTGCGCGGTCAAGACCGCCGAGTCGATCACCGGGGTGCGCATGGACCACTTCGTCGAGATCGACTTCTCCGGCTTCGCCCGGCTGGTCGACGCGCTCGGCGGGGTCGACGTCACCACGGCCCAGGACATCGACGACGACAAGAGCCACCTCCACCTGGCGGCCGGGCCCCATCACCTCGACGGCAAGCAGGCGCTGGCCCTGGCCCGCACCCGGCACGGCATCGGCGACGGCAGCGACCTCGGCCGCATAGGTCTGCAACAGCTGCTGGTCAAGGCCCTGTTGGAGCGGATGTCCGGCACGCACCTGCTCACCGACCCGGCCAGGCTGTACACGGTCGCCGACGCGGCCACCAAGAGCCTCACCACCGACACCGGGCTCGACTCCCTGACCGAGCTGACCGAACTGGGCAAGAGCCTGCGGGGGCTGGACGCGGACCGGGTGCGGACCGTGATGATGCCCGTCGTCACGGCGCCCTCGGACCCCAACCGGGTGATCGCGAAGGAGCCGGACGCCGGGAACCTGTGGGCGGCCCTGCGCTGA
- a CDS encoding LacI family DNA-binding transcriptional regulator, with amino-acid sequence MKPGKSVETQSATLAEIAREAGVSAPTVSKVLNGRADVAPSTRTRVEELLRAHGYRRRRAEASRSPLIDLVFHELDSAWAMEVIRGVENVAQSAGLSVVLSESAGRLTPGRSWADQVAARRPHGVVLVLSELDGAQQALLTSRSIPFVVVDPAGDPGPDVPSIGATNWQGGLAATRHLVELGHTRIGAISGPSRMMCSRARIDGYRAALETAALPVDPSLIVAGDFHHDAGYRLGMELLRRPDRPTAVFAGNDLQAVGLYEAARELGLRIPEDLSVVGFDDLPVARWVGPPLTTVRQPLTEMAEAAARLVLELGGAHEERAATRLELATSLVVRSSTAEPPRPSE; translated from the coding sequence ATGAAGCCTGGTAAGTCCGTGGAAACGCAGAGCGCGACGCTCGCGGAGATCGCCCGTGAGGCCGGGGTGTCCGCTCCGACTGTTTCGAAGGTCCTCAACGGCAGAGCCGATGTCGCGCCCTCGACGCGCACCCGCGTCGAGGAGCTGCTGCGCGCCCACGGCTACCGGCGCAGGCGCGCCGAGGCATCCCGCTCCCCGCTGATCGACCTGGTCTTCCACGAGCTGGACAGCGCCTGGGCGATGGAGGTCATCCGGGGCGTGGAGAACGTGGCGCAGTCGGCGGGGCTCAGCGTGGTGCTCTCCGAGTCCGCCGGGCGGCTCACCCCCGGCCGCTCCTGGGCCGACCAGGTGGCCGCCCGCCGCCCGCACGGCGTGGTCCTCGTCCTGTCCGAGCTGGACGGCGCCCAGCAGGCGCTGCTGACCAGCAGGTCCATCCCGTTCGTGGTGGTCGACCCGGCCGGCGACCCGGGCCCGGACGTGCCGTCCATCGGCGCCACCAACTGGCAGGGCGGGCTCGCGGCCACCCGGCACCTGGTCGAGCTGGGCCACACCAGGATCGGCGCGATCAGCGGCCCGTCCCGGATGATGTGCAGCCGCGCCCGCATCGACGGCTACCGCGCCGCCCTGGAGACGGCCGCCCTGCCCGTCGACCCCTCGCTGATCGTGGCCGGGGACTTCCACCACGACGCCGGCTACCGCCTGGGCATGGAGCTGCTGCGCCGCCCCGACCGGCCGACCGCCGTCTTCGCGGGCAACGACCTCCAGGCGGTGGGCCTGTACGAGGCCGCGCGCGAGCTGGGGCTGCGCATCCCGGAGGACCTCAGCGTGGTCGGCTTCGACGATCTCCCGGTGGCCCGCTGGGTGGGGCCGCCGCTGACGACCGTACGGCAGCCGCTGACCGAGATGGCCGAGGCCGCGGCCCGGCTGGTGCTCGAACTGGGCGGGGCGCACGAGGAGCGCGCGGCCACCCGGCTGGAGCTGGCGACCAGTCTGGTGGTGCGTTCCAGCACGGCGGAGCCGCCTCGGCCGTCCGAGTGA
- a CDS encoding extracellular solute-binding protein, with protein sequence MESTTSNGGRAFSRRWVLGAGATTLAAAGTAGLTACGSSGGPGGGGTLTAFVYGDDAAEVQVAAIDRFNSSAAAKKAKGRIKLEKVPGSAYPAKLRTAMGSPNAPDIFFNWGGGSIKAYRDAGQLVDLTDTITSDPVLKSGFLPSVITAGGIGGHNYGIPMRGMQPVILFYNTSLFAEHKLRPPTTWDQLLDINAKLKKAGITPFALGGADIWPELMWLEYLVDRIGGPQVFDRIKNGDASGWGDPAVLKAAQTVRQLVDDGAFGKGFSSVAYTNGGAPAVFARGRAAMHLMGSWEYSTQLGKFPDFARKSLGWTAFPAVEGGAGDIRDVVGNPTNYWSVNARTSDRDAALAFLRDCASETYAKALIAGGDVPATTNAESLLDASPNPAFATFQYTMVRDAPAFTLSWDQAVDPDVSTPMLTEVDKLFVGKSSPSRFVSALQGLK encoded by the coding sequence ATGGAGTCCACCACGTCCAACGGCGGGCGCGCGTTCAGCAGACGCTGGGTGCTCGGCGCCGGTGCCACCACACTCGCCGCCGCCGGCACCGCCGGACTCACGGCCTGCGGCTCCTCCGGGGGGCCGGGTGGCGGGGGCACCCTCACCGCGTTCGTGTACGGCGACGACGCGGCCGAGGTCCAGGTCGCGGCGATCGACCGGTTCAACTCCTCGGCCGCCGCGAAGAAGGCCAAGGGCAGGATCAAGCTGGAGAAGGTGCCCGGCTCCGCGTACCCGGCGAAGCTGCGCACCGCGATGGGCTCCCCGAACGCGCCCGACATCTTCTTCAACTGGGGCGGCGGCTCGATCAAGGCGTACCGCGACGCCGGGCAGCTGGTGGACCTCACCGACACCATCACGTCCGACCCGGTCCTCAAGAGCGGCTTCCTGCCCTCGGTGATCACGGCCGGCGGCATCGGCGGGCACAATTACGGCATCCCCATGCGCGGCATGCAGCCCGTGATCCTCTTCTACAACACGTCCCTCTTCGCCGAGCACAAGCTCCGGCCGCCCACCACCTGGGACCAGTTGCTGGACATCAACGCCAAGCTGAAGAAGGCCGGGATCACCCCGTTCGCGCTCGGCGGCGCGGACATCTGGCCCGAGCTGATGTGGCTGGAGTACCTGGTCGACCGGATCGGCGGCCCCCAGGTCTTCGACCGGATCAAGAACGGCGACGCCTCCGGCTGGGGCGACCCCGCCGTCCTCAAGGCCGCCCAGACGGTCAGGCAGCTCGTCGACGACGGCGCCTTCGGCAAGGGCTTCAGCTCGGTCGCCTACACCAACGGCGGCGCCCCGGCCGTGTTCGCCAGGGGCAGGGCCGCGATGCACCTGATGGGCTCGTGGGAGTACTCCACCCAGCTCGGCAAGTTCCCGGACTTCGCCCGCAAGAGCCTCGGCTGGACCGCGTTCCCGGCCGTCGAGGGCGGCGCAGGCGACATCCGCGACGTCGTCGGCAACCCCACCAACTACTGGTCGGTCAACGCCCGTACGTCCGACCGGGACGCGGCGCTCGCCTTCCTGCGCGACTGCGCCTCCGAGACGTACGCCAAGGCGCTGATCGCAGGCGGCGACGTCCCGGCCACGACCAACGCCGAGAGCCTGCTCGACGCCTCGCCGAACCCGGCGTTCGCCACGTTCCAGTACACGATGGTGCGGGACGCCCCGGCGTTCACGCTGAGCTGGGACCAGGCCGTGGACCCGGACGTGTCGACGCCGATGCTCACCGAGGTCGACAAGCTGTTCGTCGGCAAGTCCTCGCCGAGCCGGTTCGTCTCGGCGCTCCAGGGGCTGAAGTGA
- a CDS encoding sugar ABC transporter permease produces the protein MPGVLFFLFFAALPMVLAFCLSFTEWNGLGDPRPAGLANWRKLFDDGQLTQSLTVTVLLTAVSWAFQTVVSLLLGVWAAGRRRNRAILSAIFFVPFLLSSTAISLLFHALLDPNFGIVRGDTLGSTDGAFLAIVFVGGWQFIPFHTLIYQGGARQIPDVLHQAAAIDGAGRYRRFFSITLPQLRNTATTSGVLMVVGSLTYFETVLILTQGGPGTDTAILPYLMYEAGFKSYDFGYASAVASFLVVAATALSLLLVRLSGFGAMRGTREGM, from the coding sequence CTGCCCGGCGTCCTGTTCTTCCTGTTCTTCGCCGCCCTCCCGATGGTGCTGGCCTTCTGCCTGTCCTTCACCGAGTGGAACGGCCTCGGCGACCCGCGTCCCGCCGGACTCGCCAACTGGCGCAAGCTGTTCGACGACGGCCAACTCACCCAGTCCCTCACGGTCACCGTGCTGCTCACCGCGGTCAGCTGGGCCTTCCAGACGGTCGTCTCGCTGCTGCTCGGCGTGTGGGCGGCGGGCCGCCGGCGCAACCGCGCGATCCTGTCGGCGATCTTCTTCGTGCCGTTCCTGCTGTCCTCGACGGCGATCTCACTGCTGTTCCACGCCCTGCTCGACCCCAACTTCGGGATCGTGCGCGGCGACACCCTCGGCTCCACCGACGGGGCCTTCCTCGCGATCGTGTTCGTCGGCGGCTGGCAGTTCATCCCCTTCCACACCCTGATCTACCAGGGCGGGGCCCGGCAGATCCCCGACGTCCTCCACCAGGCGGCCGCCATCGACGGCGCGGGCCGCTACCGCCGGTTCTTCTCCATCACCCTGCCCCAGCTGCGCAACACGGCGACCACCTCCGGTGTGCTGATGGTCGTCGGCTCGCTCACCTACTTCGAGACCGTCCTGATCCTCACCCAGGGCGGCCCCGGCACCGACACGGCGATCCTGCCGTACCTGATGTACGAGGCCGGCTTCAAGAGCTACGACTTCGGCTACGCCAGCGCCGTCGCCTCCTTCCTGGTGGTGGCCGCGACCGCGCTGTCGCTGCTGCTGGTGCGGCTGTCCGGCTTCGGCGCGATGCGCGGTACCCGGGAAGGAATGTGA
- a CDS encoding carbohydrate ABC transporter permease: MQTGAAPAARPDGRRRHWTRRPNPLAGLGSAVWLVVVLVPVYAMITASLTPRDEALGHNALKPPAHPTLANYSTVLHSGFFHYLGNTVLAAVAVVALVLVLCVPLAYVAVRTRGFWSGAAFRLFLLGVAIPAQAVVVPLYLMIAKLNLYDSLLAIVLPTAAFAMPVAILVLTGSLRDISEEVYEAMALDGASPLRMLFQLVIPMAKGGISTVGIYSALQAWNGFLFPLIFTQSEGPRVLTLGLFTYVSQFGVDIPALLASVVLSGIPVFAVYLVARRALVGGLMGVGGK, from the coding sequence GTGCAGACCGGCGCCGCGCCCGCGGCCCGGCCGGACGGGCGCCGCCGCCACTGGACCCGGCGGCCGAACCCGCTGGCCGGCCTCGGCTCGGCCGTCTGGCTGGTCGTCGTCCTCGTGCCCGTCTACGCGATGATCACGGCCTCGCTCACCCCGCGGGACGAGGCGCTGGGCCACAACGCCCTGAAGCCGCCCGCCCATCCGACGCTGGCCAACTACAGCACCGTCCTGCACAGCGGGTTCTTCCACTACCTGGGGAACACCGTGCTGGCGGCGGTGGCCGTCGTGGCACTCGTGCTGGTGCTGTGCGTACCGCTCGCCTATGTGGCCGTGCGCACCCGGGGCTTCTGGTCCGGGGCGGCCTTCCGGCTGTTCCTGCTGGGCGTGGCGATCCCGGCGCAGGCCGTCGTCGTACCGCTGTACCTGATGATCGCCAAGCTGAACCTCTACGACAGCCTGCTCGCGATCGTGCTGCCGACGGCCGCGTTCGCCATGCCGGTGGCCATCCTGGTGCTCACCGGCTCGCTCAGGGACATCTCCGAGGAGGTGTACGAGGCGATGGCGCTGGACGGCGCCTCACCGCTGCGGATGCTGTTCCAGCTGGTCATCCCGATGGCCAAGGGCGGCATCAGCACCGTCGGGATCTACTCGGCGCTCCAGGCGTGGAACGGCTTCCTCTTCCCGCTGATCTTCACCCAGTCCGAGGGGCCGCGCGTGCTCACCCTCGGACTCTTCACCTACGTGAGCCAGTTCGGCGTGGACATCCCTGCCCTGCTCGCCTCGGTCGTCCTCTCCGGCATCCCGGTCTTCGCCGTGTATCTGGTGGCCCGTCGCGCCCTGGTGGGCGGCCTGATGGGCGTGGGCGGCAAGTGA